The Mangifera indica cultivar Alphonso chromosome 8, CATAS_Mindica_2.1, whole genome shotgun sequence genome has a window encoding:
- the LOC123224184 gene encoding uncharacterized protein LOC123224184 isoform X1 — MGSSGSKAAASDQSAAASASSSKTRKSRVGWAFQSSCLGAPSGSCCDGRQDQVRHSDLSRVPDSYEQHTEEGTDEAEMESDELKIDSDRKVKNDISCISSNAEVDGSNSSRSSSTPNCFLSRFSFTPGNINFRLSRATSLGSSRAYSDEPELQPRSGYGSGNFIDRIEAQQGGDLLPQTQTSCQDSTINYQLNWDNLQDNQTVSSLYSSSTRTGVEGNLHSPRVLNELENIGTRQSGAQEPVERNVRFSRTLSVGRLRDRVLRRSSLTDLTFCPLQQEREVRDGNQSGGRYLFDSDNRIPTSEGNAGTFPATSGYPPSSMSSTLFDIQDHEVETSQSRDARYHDLLEHRSNFLERRRRIRSQVRALQRLGSRFENLSGHARSCILFGQNRTGHCTCRVSNRDASSNEDTNARASISRIVMLAEALFEVLDEIHQQSVVLSSRPLSSLRSIPAPQEVVESLPVKSYTKSQKHYNEEVAQCYICLVEYDEGDSVRVLPCHHEFHRTCIDKWLKEVHRVCPLCRGDICKSYFLLKEN, encoded by the exons ATGGGATCCAGTGGAAGTAAAGCTGCTGCTTCTGATCAATCGGCGGCAGCGTCGGCTTCGTCTAGCAAGACTCGAAAATCGAGAGTCGGCTGGGCTTTTCAGTCTTCTTGTCTCGGCGCTCCATCTGGATCTTGCTGCGATGGCCGTCAAGACCAGGTTCGTCACTCTGACTTATCTAGGGTACCTGACTCG TATGAGCAGCATACAGAGGAGGGTACGGACGAGGCTGAGATGGAGTCAGATGAGTTGAAAATTGATAGTGACAGGAAAGTAAAAAATGACATCTCGTGTATATCTTCAAATGCTGAGGTTGATGGTAGCAATTCTAGTCGATCATCTTCTACACCTAATTGCTTTCTGTCACGCTTTAGCTTCACTCCTGGTAATATAAACTTTAGATTAAGCAGAGCAACCAGTTTAGGGTCATCAAGAGCTTATTCCGATGAACCAGAGCTTCAACCACGTTCTGGTTATGGTAGTGGTAACTTTATTGATAGGATTGAAGCGCAACAAGGTGGTGATTTGCTTCCTCAAACTCAGACGAGTTGTCAAGATAGTACGATTAATTATCAGTTAAATTGGGATAATTTGCAAGACAATCAAACTGTTTCTTCCTTATACAGTAGTAGCACTAGAACAGGTGTTGAAGGAAATTTACATTCTCCTAGAGTTCTGAATGAGTTGGAGAACATTGGAACTAGACAGAGTGGAGCCCAGGAACCTGTTGAAAGGAATGTTCGTTTTAGCCGAACTCTCAGTGTGGGGAGACTCCGTGATAGAGTTCTTCGCCGATCATCATTGACTGATTTAACATTTTGTCCTTTGCAACAAGAGAGAGAAGTGAGAGATGGTAATCAAAGCGGTGGGAGGTATCTCTTTGACAGTGACAATAGAATTCCAACTTCTGAAGGTAATGCTGGTACTTTTCCAGCAACATCTGGTTATCCACCATCCAGTATGTCTAGCACCTTGTTCGACATACAAGATCATGAGGTTGAAACTTCACAATCAAGAGATGCCAGGTATCATGATTTATTGGAACATAGATCAAATTTCCTTGAACGAAGGAGAAGAATACGCTCTCAG GTTCGTGCTCTTCAACGGTTGGGAAGTCGTTTTGAGAACCTGTCTGGGCATGCGAGGTCTTGTATCTTATTTGGTCAAAATAGAACGGGCCATTGCACATGTCGTGTGAGTAATCGAGATGCCAGCTCTAATGAAGATACCAACGCTAGAGCTAGCATATCGAGAATTGTAATGTTAGCTGAAGCACTATTTGAG GTTCTGGATGAAATACATCAGCAATCTGTGGTGTTATCCTCTCGGCCTTTGTCTTCATTAAGATCTATTCCTGCACCTCAAGAGGTTGTGGAATCTTTGCCAGTCAAATCTTACACCAAGTCACAGAAACATTATAACGAGGAGGTTGCACA ATGCTACATTTGCCTTGTGGAGTATGATGAAGGTGACAGTGTGCGGGTACTGCCTTGTCATCATGAATTCCATAGAACTTGCATAGATAAATGGCTCAAGGAGGTTCACAG AGTTTGTCCTCTTTGTCGTGGAGATATCTGCAAATCGTATTTCTTGCTGAAGGAGAACTAA
- the LOC123224184 gene encoding uncharacterized protein LOC123224184 isoform X3, which translates to MGSSGSKAAASDQSAAASASSSKTRKSRVGWAFQSSCLGAPSGSCCDGRQDQHTEEGTDEAEMESDELKIDSDRKVKNDISCISSNAEVDGSNSSRSSSTPNCFLSRFSFTPGNINFRLSRATSLGSSRAYSDEPELQPRSGYGSGNFIDRIEAQQGGDLLPQTQTSCQDSTINYQLNWDNLQDNQTVSSLYSSSTRTGVEGNLHSPRVLNELENIGTRQSGAQEPVERNVRFSRTLSVGRLRDRVLRRSSLTDLTFCPLQQEREVRDGNQSGGRYLFDSDNRIPTSEGNAGTFPATSGYPPSSMSSTLFDIQDHEVETSQSRDARYHDLLEHRSNFLERRRRIRSQVRALQRLGSRFENLSGHARSCILFGQNRTGHCTCRVSNRDASSNEDTNARASISRIVMLAEALFEVLDEIHQQSVVLSSRPLSSLRSIPAPQEVVESLPVKSYTKSQKHYNEEVAQCYICLVEYDEGDSVRVLPCHHEFHRTCIDKWLKEVHRVCPLCRGDICKSYFLLKEN; encoded by the exons ATGGGATCCAGTGGAAGTAAAGCTGCTGCTTCTGATCAATCGGCGGCAGCGTCGGCTTCGTCTAGCAAGACTCGAAAATCGAGAGTCGGCTGGGCTTTTCAGTCTTCTTGTCTCGGCGCTCCATCTGGATCTTGCTGCGATGGCCGTCAAGACCAG CATACAGAGGAGGGTACGGACGAGGCTGAGATGGAGTCAGATGAGTTGAAAATTGATAGTGACAGGAAAGTAAAAAATGACATCTCGTGTATATCTTCAAATGCTGAGGTTGATGGTAGCAATTCTAGTCGATCATCTTCTACACCTAATTGCTTTCTGTCACGCTTTAGCTTCACTCCTGGTAATATAAACTTTAGATTAAGCAGAGCAACCAGTTTAGGGTCATCAAGAGCTTATTCCGATGAACCAGAGCTTCAACCACGTTCTGGTTATGGTAGTGGTAACTTTATTGATAGGATTGAAGCGCAACAAGGTGGTGATTTGCTTCCTCAAACTCAGACGAGTTGTCAAGATAGTACGATTAATTATCAGTTAAATTGGGATAATTTGCAAGACAATCAAACTGTTTCTTCCTTATACAGTAGTAGCACTAGAACAGGTGTTGAAGGAAATTTACATTCTCCTAGAGTTCTGAATGAGTTGGAGAACATTGGAACTAGACAGAGTGGAGCCCAGGAACCTGTTGAAAGGAATGTTCGTTTTAGCCGAACTCTCAGTGTGGGGAGACTCCGTGATAGAGTTCTTCGCCGATCATCATTGACTGATTTAACATTTTGTCCTTTGCAACAAGAGAGAGAAGTGAGAGATGGTAATCAAAGCGGTGGGAGGTATCTCTTTGACAGTGACAATAGAATTCCAACTTCTGAAGGTAATGCTGGTACTTTTCCAGCAACATCTGGTTATCCACCATCCAGTATGTCTAGCACCTTGTTCGACATACAAGATCATGAGGTTGAAACTTCACAATCAAGAGATGCCAGGTATCATGATTTATTGGAACATAGATCAAATTTCCTTGAACGAAGGAGAAGAATACGCTCTCAG GTTCGTGCTCTTCAACGGTTGGGAAGTCGTTTTGAGAACCTGTCTGGGCATGCGAGGTCTTGTATCTTATTTGGTCAAAATAGAACGGGCCATTGCACATGTCGTGTGAGTAATCGAGATGCCAGCTCTAATGAAGATACCAACGCTAGAGCTAGCATATCGAGAATTGTAATGTTAGCTGAAGCACTATTTGAG GTTCTGGATGAAATACATCAGCAATCTGTGGTGTTATCCTCTCGGCCTTTGTCTTCATTAAGATCTATTCCTGCACCTCAAGAGGTTGTGGAATCTTTGCCAGTCAAATCTTACACCAAGTCACAGAAACATTATAACGAGGAGGTTGCACA ATGCTACATTTGCCTTGTGGAGTATGATGAAGGTGACAGTGTGCGGGTACTGCCTTGTCATCATGAATTCCATAGAACTTGCATAGATAAATGGCTCAAGGAGGTTCACAG AGTTTGTCCTCTTTGTCGTGGAGATATCTGCAAATCGTATTTCTTGCTGAAGGAGAACTAA
- the LOC123224184 gene encoding uncharacterized protein LOC123224184 isoform X2 encodes MGSSGSKAAASDQSAAASASSSKTRKSRVGWAFQSSCLGAPSGSCCDGRQDQYEQHTEEGTDEAEMESDELKIDSDRKVKNDISCISSNAEVDGSNSSRSSSTPNCFLSRFSFTPGNINFRLSRATSLGSSRAYSDEPELQPRSGYGSGNFIDRIEAQQGGDLLPQTQTSCQDSTINYQLNWDNLQDNQTVSSLYSSSTRTGVEGNLHSPRVLNELENIGTRQSGAQEPVERNVRFSRTLSVGRLRDRVLRRSSLTDLTFCPLQQEREVRDGNQSGGRYLFDSDNRIPTSEGNAGTFPATSGYPPSSMSSTLFDIQDHEVETSQSRDARYHDLLEHRSNFLERRRRIRSQVRALQRLGSRFENLSGHARSCILFGQNRTGHCTCRVSNRDASSNEDTNARASISRIVMLAEALFEVLDEIHQQSVVLSSRPLSSLRSIPAPQEVVESLPVKSYTKSQKHYNEEVAQCYICLVEYDEGDSVRVLPCHHEFHRTCIDKWLKEVHRVCPLCRGDICKSYFLLKEN; translated from the exons ATGGGATCCAGTGGAAGTAAAGCTGCTGCTTCTGATCAATCGGCGGCAGCGTCGGCTTCGTCTAGCAAGACTCGAAAATCGAGAGTCGGCTGGGCTTTTCAGTCTTCTTGTCTCGGCGCTCCATCTGGATCTTGCTGCGATGGCCGTCAAGACCAG TATGAGCAGCATACAGAGGAGGGTACGGACGAGGCTGAGATGGAGTCAGATGAGTTGAAAATTGATAGTGACAGGAAAGTAAAAAATGACATCTCGTGTATATCTTCAAATGCTGAGGTTGATGGTAGCAATTCTAGTCGATCATCTTCTACACCTAATTGCTTTCTGTCACGCTTTAGCTTCACTCCTGGTAATATAAACTTTAGATTAAGCAGAGCAACCAGTTTAGGGTCATCAAGAGCTTATTCCGATGAACCAGAGCTTCAACCACGTTCTGGTTATGGTAGTGGTAACTTTATTGATAGGATTGAAGCGCAACAAGGTGGTGATTTGCTTCCTCAAACTCAGACGAGTTGTCAAGATAGTACGATTAATTATCAGTTAAATTGGGATAATTTGCAAGACAATCAAACTGTTTCTTCCTTATACAGTAGTAGCACTAGAACAGGTGTTGAAGGAAATTTACATTCTCCTAGAGTTCTGAATGAGTTGGAGAACATTGGAACTAGACAGAGTGGAGCCCAGGAACCTGTTGAAAGGAATGTTCGTTTTAGCCGAACTCTCAGTGTGGGGAGACTCCGTGATAGAGTTCTTCGCCGATCATCATTGACTGATTTAACATTTTGTCCTTTGCAACAAGAGAGAGAAGTGAGAGATGGTAATCAAAGCGGTGGGAGGTATCTCTTTGACAGTGACAATAGAATTCCAACTTCTGAAGGTAATGCTGGTACTTTTCCAGCAACATCTGGTTATCCACCATCCAGTATGTCTAGCACCTTGTTCGACATACAAGATCATGAGGTTGAAACTTCACAATCAAGAGATGCCAGGTATCATGATTTATTGGAACATAGATCAAATTTCCTTGAACGAAGGAGAAGAATACGCTCTCAG GTTCGTGCTCTTCAACGGTTGGGAAGTCGTTTTGAGAACCTGTCTGGGCATGCGAGGTCTTGTATCTTATTTGGTCAAAATAGAACGGGCCATTGCACATGTCGTGTGAGTAATCGAGATGCCAGCTCTAATGAAGATACCAACGCTAGAGCTAGCATATCGAGAATTGTAATGTTAGCTGAAGCACTATTTGAG GTTCTGGATGAAATACATCAGCAATCTGTGGTGTTATCCTCTCGGCCTTTGTCTTCATTAAGATCTATTCCTGCACCTCAAGAGGTTGTGGAATCTTTGCCAGTCAAATCTTACACCAAGTCACAGAAACATTATAACGAGGAGGTTGCACA ATGCTACATTTGCCTTGTGGAGTATGATGAAGGTGACAGTGTGCGGGTACTGCCTTGTCATCATGAATTCCATAGAACTTGCATAGATAAATGGCTCAAGGAGGTTCACAG AGTTTGTCCTCTTTGTCGTGGAGATATCTGCAAATCGTATTTCTTGCTGAAGGAGAACTAA